From one Mycobacterium colombiense CECT 3035 genomic stretch:
- a CDS encoding crotonase/enoyl-CoA hydratase family protein, whose amino-acid sequence MENAGTPANTENGETGPTEADALVEQRGHTLIVTMNRPHRRNALSTEMMEIMVQAWDRVDNDDDIRVCILTGAGGYFCAGMDLKTATQKPPGESFKDGSYDPSRIDALLKGRRLKKPLIAAVEGPAIAGGTEILQGTDIRVAGESAKFGISEAKWSLYPMGGSAVRLVRQIPYTVACDLLLTGRHITAAEAKDMGLIGHVVPDGQALTKALEIAEVIENNGPLAVQAILKTIRETEGMHEEEAFKPDTANGIPVFLSEDSKEGPRAFAEKRKPQFKNR is encoded by the coding sequence GTGGAGAATGCCGGAACCCCAGCAAACACCGAGAACGGGGAAACCGGGCCCACCGAAGCCGATGCGCTGGTGGAGCAGCGCGGTCACACCCTCATCGTGACCATGAACCGGCCGCACCGTCGCAACGCCTTGAGCACCGAAATGATGGAAATCATGGTCCAGGCCTGGGACCGTGTCGACAACGACGACGACATCCGCGTCTGCATCCTGACCGGCGCCGGTGGCTACTTCTGCGCGGGCATGGACCTCAAGACAGCAACCCAGAAGCCGCCGGGTGAGTCGTTCAAGGACGGCAGCTACGACCCGTCGCGAATCGACGCCTTGCTCAAAGGCCGTCGGCTGAAAAAGCCACTGATCGCCGCCGTCGAGGGCCCGGCCATCGCCGGGGGCACCGAGATCCTGCAGGGCACCGACATCCGGGTCGCCGGTGAGAGCGCCAAATTCGGCATCTCCGAGGCCAAGTGGAGCCTCTACCCGATGGGCGGCTCCGCGGTCCGCCTGGTGCGCCAGATCCCCTACACCGTGGCCTGCGACCTGCTGCTGACCGGACGGCACATCACCGCCGCGGAAGCCAAGGACATGGGCCTGATCGGCCACGTCGTGCCCGACGGGCAGGCGCTGACCAAGGCGCTGGAGATCGCGGAGGTGATCGAGAACAACGGGCCGCTGGCCGTGCAGGCGATCCTCAAGACGATCCGCGAGACCGAGGGCATGCACGAGGAAGAGGCCTTCAAGCCCGACACCGCCAACGGCATTCCGGTGTTCCTCTCCGAGGACTCCAAGGAAGGCCCGCGGGCGTTCGCCGAGAAGCGCAAGCCCCAGTTCAAGAACCGCTGA
- a CDS encoding cytochrome P450, which translates to MTSTIPEAISNIDLTDGNFYADRPTSREAYRWMRANQPVFRDRNGLAGATTYQAILDAERNPELFSSTGGIRPDQPGMPYMIDMDDPAHLLRRKLVNAGFTRKRVKEKEPSIAKLCDTLIDAVCERGECDFVRDIAAPLPMAVIGDMLGVLPQERGMLLKWSDDLVCGLSSHIDPESETAQSVMNAFAAYTAFTMDIITKRRAEPTDDLFSILVNAEVEGQRMSDDEIVMETLLILIGGDETTRHTLSGGTEQLVRHRDQWDALVRDPSLLPGAIEEMLRWTSPVKNMCRILTADTDFHGTSLHEGEKIMLLFESGNFDESVFEDPDSFDIRRNPNSHMAFGFGTHFCLGNQLARLELSMMTERVLKRLPDLRLADDDSTLPLRPANFVSGLEAMPVVFTPSAPLLS; encoded by the coding sequence ATGACTTCGACCATCCCCGAAGCAATCTCGAACATCGACCTAACCGACGGCAACTTCTACGCCGACCGTCCCACGTCGCGCGAGGCCTATCGCTGGATGCGGGCCAACCAGCCGGTGTTTCGTGATCGCAACGGACTGGCCGGTGCCACCACGTATCAAGCCATCCTGGACGCCGAACGCAATCCGGAACTGTTCTCCAGCACGGGCGGCATCCGTCCCGATCAGCCCGGCATGCCCTACATGATCGACATGGATGATCCGGCACACCTGCTGCGGCGCAAGCTGGTCAACGCCGGCTTCACCCGCAAGCGGGTGAAGGAGAAGGAGCCGTCCATCGCCAAGCTGTGCGACACACTGATCGACGCGGTGTGTGAGCGCGGCGAGTGTGACTTCGTCCGCGACATCGCCGCCCCGCTGCCGATGGCGGTGATCGGCGACATGCTGGGCGTGCTGCCCCAGGAACGCGGCATGTTGTTGAAGTGGTCCGACGACCTGGTGTGCGGGCTGAGCTCGCACATCGACCCCGAATCGGAGACCGCCCAGAGCGTGATGAACGCCTTCGCCGCCTACACCGCGTTCACCATGGACATCATCACCAAGCGGCGAGCCGAGCCCACCGACGACCTGTTCTCCATTCTGGTGAACGCCGAGGTGGAGGGGCAGCGGATGTCCGACGACGAGATCGTCATGGAGACGCTGCTCATCCTCATCGGCGGCGACGAGACCACCCGCCACACGCTGAGCGGCGGGACGGAGCAGCTGGTGCGGCACCGCGACCAGTGGGATGCCCTGGTGCGCGACCCCTCGCTGCTGCCCGGCGCCATCGAGGAGATGCTGCGCTGGACGTCGCCGGTGAAGAACATGTGCCGGATCCTGACGGCCGACACCGACTTTCACGGCACCTCACTGCATGAGGGCGAGAAGATCATGCTGCTGTTCGAGTCGGGCAACTTCGACGAGTCGGTGTTCGAGGACCCGGACAGCTTCGACATCCGGCGTAACCCGAACAGCCACATGGCCTTCGGCTTCGGCACGCACTTCTGCCTGGGCAACCAGCTGGCGCGCCTGGAACTGTCGATGATGACCGAGCGGGTGCTCAAGCGCCTGCCCGATCTGCGGCTTGCCGACGACGACTCGACCCTGCCGCTGCGGCCGGCGAACTTCGTCAGCGGCCTGGAAGCGATGCCGGTGGTGTTCACCCCCAGCGCGCCGCTGCTGAGCTGA
- a CDS encoding acetoacetate decarboxylase family protein has protein sequence MPESQHVVAGTVLTMPVRIRKADVHTAMFSVDAQAAQRLIDYSGLQVCQPRPGRAVVNLMLARYIDGDLGQYHEFGTCVMVNPPGSTARGWRALGDAAAFIHHLPVDQSFTLEAGRSIWGFPKIMADFTVREHGRFGFDVSADGAHIAGIDFARGVPVPSMFTSRPQVLKTYTFAEGTTREVPWEMRVRGLRGRPGGATLRLGDHAYAEELASLGLPKRAMVSGSVGHVEMTFGDAQPLG, from the coding sequence ATGCCTGAGTCACAACACGTAGTTGCGGGGACAGTCCTCACCATGCCGGTGCGGATACGAAAAGCGGACGTACACACCGCGATGTTTTCGGTGGATGCGCAAGCGGCACAACGCCTTATCGACTACAGCGGCCTGCAGGTCTGCCAGCCCCGCCCCGGTCGGGCGGTGGTGAACCTGATGCTGGCACGCTACATCGACGGCGATTTGGGGCAGTACCACGAATTCGGTACCTGCGTCATGGTCAACCCGCCGGGCTCGACGGCCCGCGGCTGGCGGGCCCTGGGCGATGCGGCCGCGTTCATTCACCATCTGCCCGTCGACCAGAGCTTCACCCTGGAAGCGGGGCGCTCGATCTGGGGATTCCCAAAGATCATGGCGGACTTCACCGTTCGTGAGCACGGCCGGTTCGGATTCGACGTCAGCGCCGACGGCGCGCACATCGCGGGCATCGATTTCGCCCGCGGGGTGCCGGTGCCCTCGATGTTCACGTCGCGCCCGCAGGTGCTCAAGACCTACACCTTCGCCGAGGGCACCACCCGGGAAGTGCCCTGGGAGATGCGGGTGCGCGGGCTGCGCGGCCGGCCCGGCGGGGCGACGTTGCGCCTCGGCGACCACGCGTACGCCGAGGAGCTGGCGTCGCTGGGCCTGCCGAAGCGCGCGATGGTCTCCGGCTCGGTCGGCCACGTCGAGATGACCTTCGGCGACGCCCAGCCGCTCGGCTGA
- a CDS encoding LLM class F420-dependent oxidoreductase yields MKLGLQLGYWGAQPPQNHGELVAAAEEAGYDAIFTAEAWGSDAYTPLAWLGSSTSRVRLGTSVVQLSARTPTACAMAALTLDHLSGGRHILGLGVSGPQVVEGWYGQSFPKPLARTREYIDIIRQVWAREAPVTSAGPHYPLPLKDGVRGPATGLGKPLKPITHPLRADIPIMLGAEGPKNVALAAEICDGWLPIFYTPRMADTYNEWLDEGFARPGARRSREDFEICATANIVITEDRGAAFAAMKPYIALYMGGMGAEDTNFHADVYRRMGYSEVVDDVTKLFRSNQKDKAAEIIPDEVIDDAAIVGDLDYVRKQIKAWEAAGVTMMVVSGRSTEQVRELATLI; encoded by the coding sequence ATGAAGCTGGGATTGCAGCTGGGATATTGGGGCGCTCAGCCGCCACAGAACCACGGCGAGCTCGTCGCCGCGGCCGAGGAGGCCGGATACGACGCCATCTTCACCGCCGAGGCGTGGGGTTCGGACGCCTACACCCCGCTGGCCTGGCTCGGGTCGTCGACGTCGCGGGTCCGGTTGGGCACGTCGGTGGTCCAGCTGTCCGCCCGCACCCCGACGGCCTGCGCCATGGCGGCCCTGACGCTGGACCACCTGTCCGGTGGGCGGCACATCCTCGGCCTCGGCGTCTCCGGCCCGCAGGTGGTCGAGGGCTGGTACGGCCAATCGTTCCCCAAGCCGCTGGCCCGCACCCGTGAGTACATCGACATCATCCGGCAGGTGTGGGCGCGCGAGGCCCCGGTGACCAGCGCCGGGCCGCACTACCCGTTGCCTTTGAAGGACGGGGTCCGGGGGCCGGCAACGGGTCTGGGCAAACCGCTCAAGCCGATCACCCATCCCCTGCGGGCCGACATCCCGATCATGCTGGGCGCCGAGGGACCGAAGAACGTCGCGCTGGCCGCCGAGATCTGCGACGGCTGGCTGCCGATCTTCTACACCCCGCGCATGGCCGACACCTACAACGAGTGGCTGGACGAGGGGTTCGCCCGTCCGGGCGCTCGCCGCAGCCGCGAGGACTTCGAAATCTGCGCGACGGCCAACATCGTCATCACCGAGGACCGCGGCGCCGCCTTCGCGGCCATGAAGCCCTACATCGCGCTCTACATGGGCGGGATGGGCGCGGAGGACACCAACTTCCACGCCGACGTCTACCGCCGGATGGGCTACTCCGAAGTGGTCGACGACGTCACCAAGCTGTTCCGCAGCAACCAGAAGGACAAGGCCGCCGAAATCATCCCCGACGAGGTCATCGACGACGCCGCGATCGTCGGCGACCTCGACTACGTGCGTAAGCAGATCAAGGCCTGGGAGGCCGCCGGCGTCACGATGATGGTGGTGTCCGGCCGCAGTACGGAGCAGGTCCGCGAGTTGGCGACGCTGATCTGA
- a CDS encoding Zn-ribbon domain-containing OB-fold protein produces the protein MTASSSSPPLMDHPEPPLSAPLTLSFDYTRSVGPTLSKFFTALRDRHVLGVRGSDGRVHVPPPEYDPVTYEPLGEMVPVSSVGTVVSWTWQPEPIEGQPLDRPFAWALIKLDGADTPLIHAVDAGEPKAIKTGTRVHAHWVDEPVGAITDIAYFALGDEAETVTEQSDGDKDPVTMIVTPVSLTIQHSASHEESAYLRAIAQGKLLGAKTMSVSGEKGKVYFPPHGADPATGQPTTEFVELPDKGTVTTFAIINIPFQGQRIKPPYVAAYVLLDGSDIPFLHLVADIDAHEVRMGMRVEAVWKPREEWGFGIDNIEYFRPTGEPDADYDTYKHHL, from the coding sequence GTGACAGCCAGCTCGAGTAGCCCGCCCCTGATGGATCACCCTGAGCCACCGCTCTCCGCGCCACTGACGTTGTCCTTCGACTACACCCGTTCGGTCGGCCCCACGCTGAGCAAGTTCTTCACCGCGCTGCGTGACCGCCACGTCCTGGGTGTCCGCGGATCGGATGGCCGGGTGCACGTGCCGCCGCCCGAATATGACCCGGTCACCTATGAGCCGCTGGGCGAGATGGTACCGGTGTCCAGTGTCGGCACCGTGGTCTCGTGGACCTGGCAGCCCGAGCCGATCGAGGGCCAGCCGCTGGACCGGCCGTTCGCGTGGGCGCTGATCAAGCTGGACGGCGCCGACACTCCGCTGATCCACGCCGTTGACGCGGGCGAGCCGAAGGCCATCAAGACCGGCACCCGGGTGCATGCGCACTGGGTGGACGAGCCGGTGGGCGCCATCACCGACATCGCCTATTTCGCGCTCGGCGACGAAGCCGAAACAGTGACCGAGCAGTCGGACGGCGACAAAGACCCGGTGACCATGATCGTCACGCCCGTCTCGCTGACCATCCAGCACAGCGCCTCGCACGAGGAGAGCGCCTACCTGCGGGCCATCGCGCAGGGCAAGCTGCTCGGCGCGAAGACGATGAGCGTGAGCGGGGAAAAGGGAAAGGTCTACTTCCCGCCGCACGGCGCCGACCCGGCCACCGGTCAGCCGACGACCGAGTTCGTGGAGTTGCCGGACAAGGGCACCGTCACGACGTTCGCGATCATCAACATCCCGTTCCAGGGCCAGCGCATCAAGCCGCCCTACGTGGCGGCGTACGTGCTGCTCGACGGGTCCGACATCCCGTTCCTGCATCTGGTCGCCGACATCGACGCCCACGAAGTACGGATGGGCATGCGGGTGGAGGCGGTGTGGAAACCCCGCGAGGAGTGGGGATTTGGCATCGACAACATCGAGTACTTCCGGCCGACCGGGGAACCCGACGCCGACTACGACACCTATAAGCACCACCTGTAA
- a CDS encoding thiolase domain-containing protein, with the protein MSVRNVAVVGFAHAPHVRRTDGTTNGVEMLIPCFAQLYEELGISRTDIGFWCSGSSDYLAGRAFSFISAIDSIGAVPPINESHVEMDAAWALYEAYIKILTGEVDTALVYGFGKSSAGVLRQILSRQTDPYTVAPLWPDSISMAGLQARIGLDTGKWTQEQMARVAFDSFANARRVDNVEGSISVAELLERPFFADPLRRHDIAPITDGAAAIVLAAGDRARELREKPAWITGIEHRIETPSLGARDLTESASTQAAAHVATGGRTDNLDVAEICAPFTHQHLIIAEAIRIPGPTKVNPSGGALAANPMFVAGLERIGFAAQHIWNGSAERVLAHATSGPALQQNLVAVMEGKN; encoded by the coding sequence ATGAGCGTTCGCAACGTTGCGGTCGTCGGCTTTGCCCACGCCCCACACGTCCGCCGCACCGACGGCACCACCAACGGTGTCGAGATGTTGATCCCGTGCTTCGCCCAGCTGTACGAGGAGCTGGGCATCAGCAGGACCGACATCGGCTTCTGGTGTTCCGGATCATCCGATTACCTTGCCGGACGGGCATTTTCGTTCATCTCGGCGATCGACTCGATCGGTGCCGTCCCGCCGATCAACGAGTCACACGTCGAAATGGACGCGGCCTGGGCACTGTACGAAGCCTACATCAAGATCCTGACCGGCGAGGTTGACACCGCGCTGGTGTACGGCTTCGGTAAGTCGTCGGCCGGCGTCCTGCGTCAGATCCTGTCGCGGCAGACCGACCCCTACACCGTCGCGCCGTTGTGGCCCGATTCGATCTCGATGGCCGGGCTGCAGGCGCGCATCGGGCTCGACACCGGCAAGTGGACCCAGGAGCAGATGGCCCGCGTGGCCTTCGACTCCTTCGCCAACGCGCGCCGGGTGGACAACGTGGAGGGATCCATCAGCGTCGCCGAACTGCTCGAGCGGCCGTTCTTCGCCGACCCGCTGCGGCGGCACGACATCGCTCCGATCACCGACGGCGCCGCGGCCATCGTGCTCGCGGCCGGCGACCGGGCGCGCGAACTGCGCGAAAAACCCGCCTGGATCACCGGAATCGAGCACCGCATCGAAACCCCGTCGCTGGGCGCGCGGGACCTCACCGAGTCCGCGTCGACCCAAGCCGCGGCGCACGTGGCCACCGGCGGACGGACCGACAACCTCGACGTGGCCGAGATCTGCGCGCCGTTTACCCACCAGCACCTGATCATCGCGGAAGCCATCCGGATACCGGGGCCGACCAAGGTCAACCCGTCCGGCGGCGCGCTGGCGGCCAATCCCATGTTCGTCGCCGGCCTCGAACGCATCGGCTTTGCGGCACAACACATCTGGAACGGGTCGGCTGAGCGGGTGCTGGCGCACGCCACCAGCGGGCCCGCGCTACAACAGAACCTGGTCGCGGTGATGGAAGGGAAGAACTGA
- a CDS encoding thiolase domain-containing protein has translation MAGAGPNLAAVLGTGQTKYVAKRQDVSMNGLVREAIDRALADSGSTFDDIDAVVVGKAPDFFEGVMMPELFMADAMGATGKPLIRVHTAGSVGGSTGVVAASLVQSGKYRRVLAMAWEKQSESNAMWALSIPIPFIKPVGAGAGGYFAPHVRSYIRRSGAPLNIGAIVAVKDRLNGSKNPLAHLHQPDITVEKVMSSPMLWDPIRYDETCPSSDGAAAVVIGNEEAAEARLAQGHPVAWIHATALRTEPLQFSGRDQVSPQAGRDAAAALWKAAGIESPIDEIDAAEIYVPFSWFEPMWLENLGFAAEGEGWKLTEAGETRIGGRLPVNPSGGVLSSNPIGASGLIRFAEAAIQVMGKGGDHQVPGARKALGHAYGGGSQYYSMWVVGADKPAAQKVDA, from the coding sequence ATGGCCGGTGCAGGGCCAAACCTTGCTGCGGTACTAGGTACCGGACAGACGAAGTACGTCGCCAAACGCCAAGACGTTTCGATGAACGGCCTGGTGCGCGAGGCGATCGACCGGGCGCTGGCCGACTCCGGCAGCACCTTCGACGACATCGATGCCGTGGTGGTCGGCAAGGCGCCGGACTTCTTCGAGGGCGTCATGATGCCCGAGCTGTTCATGGCCGACGCCATGGGCGCCACCGGCAAGCCGCTGATCCGCGTGCACACCGCGGGATCGGTCGGTGGGTCCACCGGGGTGGTGGCCGCCAGCCTGGTGCAGTCCGGCAAGTACCGGCGGGTGCTCGCGATGGCCTGGGAGAAGCAGTCGGAATCAAACGCCATGTGGGCGTTGTCGATTCCGATTCCGTTCATCAAGCCGGTGGGTGCCGGCGCCGGCGGCTACTTCGCCCCGCACGTGCGCTCGTACATCCGCCGTTCGGGGGCACCGTTGAACATCGGTGCCATTGTCGCGGTCAAGGACCGGCTCAACGGCAGCAAGAACCCGTTGGCGCACCTGCACCAGCCCGACATCACGGTCGAGAAGGTGATGTCGTCGCCGATGCTGTGGGACCCGATCCGTTACGACGAGACCTGCCCGTCGTCCGACGGTGCCGCCGCGGTTGTGATCGGCAACGAGGAGGCCGCCGAAGCCCGCTTGGCGCAAGGACATCCGGTGGCCTGGATTCATGCCACCGCGTTGCGCACCGAGCCGCTGCAGTTCTCCGGGCGCGACCAGGTCAGCCCGCAGGCCGGCCGCGATGCGGCCGCGGCGCTGTGGAAAGCCGCGGGCATCGAGAGCCCGATCGACGAGATCGACGCCGCGGAGATCTACGTGCCGTTCTCCTGGTTCGAGCCGATGTGGTTGGAAAACCTCGGCTTTGCCGCCGAGGGCGAAGGCTGGAAACTCACCGAAGCCGGCGAAACCAGGATCGGCGGCCGGCTGCCGGTGAACCCCTCGGGCGGCGTGCTGTCGTCGAACCCGATCGGCGCCTCCGGCCTGATTCGCTTCGCAGAGGCGGCCATTCAGGTGATGGGCAAGGGTGGCGACCACCAGGTGCCGGGCGCGCGAAAGGCGTTGGGTCACGCGTACGGCGGTGGCTCGCAGTACTACTCGATGTGGGTGGTGGGCGCCGATAAGCCCGCGGCCCAGAAGGTCGATGCGTGA
- a CDS encoding nuclear transport factor 2 family protein translates to MSAHPAHEAGRRSREAVAARDKDAWLSVFADDAIVEDPIGPSVFDPEGLGHRGRDAISAFWDKAIAPTTKIEFFFRDTYQCGNEEANVGHILITTGEYQTTAEGVFTYRVNAEGQMTALRAYWEMERAAANTRKV, encoded by the coding sequence GTGAGCGCGCATCCCGCGCACGAGGCGGGCCGCCGCTCCCGTGAGGCGGTGGCTGCCCGGGACAAGGACGCCTGGCTGTCGGTGTTCGCCGACGACGCCATCGTCGAGGACCCGATCGGGCCTTCGGTCTTCGACCCCGAAGGCCTGGGGCACCGCGGCCGCGACGCGATCTCGGCGTTCTGGGACAAGGCGATTGCCCCCACCACGAAGATCGAGTTCTTCTTCCGCGACACGTATCAATGCGGCAATGAGGAAGCCAACGTGGGGCACATCCTCATCACGACCGGTGAGTACCAGACGACCGCCGAGGGCGTCTTCACCTACCGAGTCAATGCCGAGGGCCAGATGACGGCGCTGCGCGCCTACTGGGAGATGGAACGCGCGGCGGCCAACACGCGCAAGGTTTAG
- a CDS encoding gamma carbonic anhydrase family protein: MPLFAFEGRAPRVDPTAFVAPTATLIGDVVVEAGASVWFNAVLRGDYGPIVVREGANVQDGSVLHAPPGIPVDIGPGATVAHLCVIHGVHVGQEALIANHATVLDGAVIGARSLVAAHSLVTAGTQIPAGMLAVGAPAQIRGPVAGTGAEMWVKVNPQAYRELAQRHLAGLEPL, from the coding sequence ATGCCGCTGTTTGCGTTCGAGGGCCGCGCGCCACGGGTCGATCCCACCGCTTTCGTGGCCCCGACGGCCACGCTGATCGGCGACGTCGTGGTGGAGGCGGGGGCCTCGGTCTGGTTCAACGCCGTACTGCGCGGAGACTACGGGCCCATTGTGGTGCGCGAGGGGGCCAACGTCCAAGACGGGTCGGTCTTGCACGCGCCTCCCGGTATCCCGGTCGACATCGGTCCTGGGGCGACGGTCGCGCATCTGTGCGTCATTCATGGGGTGCACGTCGGGCAGGAGGCGCTGATCGCGAACCACGCCACCGTTCTGGACGGTGCGGTGATCGGCGCGCGCAGCCTGGTCGCGGCGCATTCGTTGGTGACGGCCGGAACCCAGATTCCGGCCGGGATGCTCGCCGTCGGCGCACCGGCGCAGATCAGGGGACCGGTCGCCGGGACGGGCGCCGAGATGTGGGTCAAGGTGAACCCGCAGGCCTACCGTGAGCTCGCCCAGCGGCATCTGGCCGGGCTGGAACCGCTCTAA
- a CDS encoding Rieske 2Fe-2S domain-containing protein, translated as MSTDTKAVGIREIDPGDLPTRYARGWHCLGVAQDFRDGKPHSIEAFGTKLVVFADSQGDIKVLDGYCRHMGGDLSEGTIKGDEVACPFHDWRWGGDGRCKLVPYAKRTPKTARTRSWSTDVRGGLLFVWHDHENNPPDPAVRIPDIPESHSDEWTDWRWNSILIEGSNCRDIIDNVTDMAHFFYIHFGLPTYFKNVFEGHIASQYLHNVGRPDVNDLGTSYGEAHLDSEASYFGPSFMINWLHNSYGGYKAESILINCHYPVTQNSFVLQWGVIVEKPKGMDEKMTDKLSKVFTEGVSKGFLQDVEIWKHKTRIDNPLLVEEDGAVYQLRRWYQQFYVDVADIQPEMVERFEIEVDTTRANEYWNAEVEQNLQAAKDSEDVPVEQH; from the coding sequence GTGAGTACCGACACCAAGGCGGTCGGCATCCGGGAAATCGATCCCGGCGACTTGCCGACCAGATACGCGCGCGGCTGGCACTGCCTGGGCGTTGCCCAGGACTTCCGGGACGGTAAGCCGCATTCCATCGAGGCGTTCGGCACCAAGCTGGTGGTGTTCGCCGACTCGCAGGGGGACATCAAGGTCCTCGACGGCTACTGCCGCCACATGGGCGGGGACCTGTCGGAGGGCACCATCAAGGGCGACGAAGTGGCCTGCCCGTTCCACGACTGGCGCTGGGGCGGCGACGGCCGCTGCAAGCTGGTCCCCTACGCCAAGCGCACGCCCAAGACGGCGCGGACCCGGTCGTGGAGCACCGACGTGCGCGGCGGCCTGCTGTTCGTCTGGCACGACCACGAGAACAATCCGCCGGACCCCGCCGTGCGCATCCCGGACATTCCGGAATCGCACAGCGACGAATGGACCGACTGGCGCTGGAACAGCATCCTCATCGAGGGGTCCAACTGCCGCGACATCATCGACAACGTCACCGACATGGCGCACTTCTTCTACATCCATTTCGGGTTGCCGACGTACTTCAAGAACGTCTTCGAGGGCCACATCGCCTCGCAGTACCTGCACAATGTGGGCCGGCCCGACGTCAACGACCTCGGCACCTCGTACGGTGAGGCGCACCTGGACTCGGAGGCGTCCTACTTCGGGCCGTCGTTCATGATCAACTGGCTGCACAACAGCTACGGCGGCTATAAGGCCGAGTCCATCCTGATCAACTGCCACTACCCGGTGACCCAGAACTCGTTCGTGCTGCAGTGGGGCGTCATCGTCGAAAAGCCCAAGGGCATGGACGAAAAGATGACGGACAAGCTGTCGAAGGTCTTCACCGAGGGCGTCAGCAAGGGCTTCCTGCAGGACGTCGAGATCTGGAAGCACAAGACCCGCATCGACAACCCGCTGCTGGTCGAGGAGGACGGCGCGGTCTACCAGCTGCGCCGCTGGTACCAACAGTTCTATGTCGATGTCGCCGACATCCAGCCGGAGATGGTGGAGCGCTTCGAGATCGAGGTGGACACCACCCGCGCCAACGAGTACTGGAACGCCGAGGTCGAGCAGAATCTCCAGGCGGCCAAGGACTCCGAAGACGTTCCGGTGGAACAACACTAG
- a CDS encoding sulfotransferase family protein: MAERTDVGTVDDLKASASKMIGLDDFGSNGDNYLEALEVLLDSYRRDADLTPLGSKMNRFFLRGALVARLLSEAAWKQYPQHADVVIERPIFVTGLVRTGTTALHRLLGADPAHQGLHLWLAEFPQPRPPRETWDSNPFYSQLNAQFNKHHAENPDYTGLHFMAAYELEECWQLLRQSLHSASYETLAHLPTYSQWLSRQDWTPSYQRHRRNLQLIGLNDADKRWVLKNPSHLFALDALMATYPDALVIQTHRPVETIMASMCSLAQHTAEGWSNTFTGAQIGADAMETWSRGLERFNTARVQYSPSQFYDVDYKELIADPMGTVADIYRHFGLTLTEEAKAAMEKTHAESQSGPRAPKHTYSLADYGLSTETVKERFAGL; the protein is encoded by the coding sequence ATGGCAGAACGCACCGATGTCGGCACCGTTGACGACCTGAAGGCTTCGGCCAGCAAGATGATCGGGCTGGACGATTTCGGTAGTAATGGCGACAACTACCTCGAAGCGCTGGAAGTGCTGCTGGACTCCTACCGGCGCGACGCCGACCTGACGCCGCTGGGCAGCAAGATGAATAGGTTCTTCCTGCGCGGTGCGCTGGTGGCCAGGCTGCTTTCCGAAGCCGCCTGGAAGCAATACCCGCAGCATGCGGACGTCGTCATCGAGCGGCCGATCTTCGTCACCGGGCTGGTGCGCACGGGCACCACCGCCTTGCACCGGCTGCTCGGCGCCGACCCCGCGCACCAGGGTCTGCACCTCTGGCTGGCGGAATTTCCGCAGCCGCGTCCGCCTCGTGAAACCTGGGACTCCAACCCGTTTTACAGCCAGCTGAACGCTCAGTTCAACAAGCACCATGCCGAAAATCCGGACTACACGGGTCTGCATTTCATGGCGGCGTACGAGCTGGAGGAGTGTTGGCAGCTGCTGCGGCAATCGCTGCATTCGGCGTCCTACGAGACGTTGGCGCACCTGCCCACCTACTCGCAATGGCTGTCCCGGCAGGACTGGACGCCGTCATATCAGCGCCATCGCCGCAACCTTCAGCTGATCGGACTCAACGACGCCGACAAGCGATGGGTGCTGAAGAATCCCAGCCACCTGTTCGCGCTGGACGCGTTGATGGCGACCTATCCCGACGCATTGGTGATCCAGACCCATCGTCCGGTCGAGACGATCATGGCCTCGATGTGCTCGCTGGCCCAGCACACCGCCGAGGGATGGTCGAACACGTTCACCGGCGCCCAAATCGGTGCTGACGCAATGGAAACCTGGTCGCGGGGCCTCGAGCGGTTCAACACCGCGCGGGTCCAATACAGCCCCTCGCAGTTCTACGACGTGGACTACAAAGAGTTGATCGCCGACCCGATGGGCACGGTGGCCGACATCTACCGCCACTTCGGCCTGACGTTGACCGAAGAGGCCAAGGCGGCCATGGAAAAGACGCACGCCGAAAGCCAGTCCGGCCCGCGGGCACCCAAGCACACCTACTCGCTGGCCGACTACGGCCTCAGCACCGAAACGGTCAAGGAGCGGTTCGCGGGCCTGTAA